The following are from one region of the Bacteroidota bacterium genome:
- a CDS encoding YihA family ribosome biogenesis GTP-binding protein produces the protein MSIKAEFVKSAVTLEQCPLADRPEYAFIGRSNVGKSSLINMLVNHKGLAKTSSSPGKTQTINYFNIEDAYYMVDLPGYGYAKVSQAQRKQWSAMIWNYLSERTSLMCVFILIDCRVPPQKSDIDFINQLGEAEIPCIVIFTKSDKLGKTTLVASVSSFKKSLSLYWDELPLMIISSAEKKLGREDVMQLIETSNKNFVKDVDASNLSNSKKNI, from the coding sequence ATGTCAATCAAAGCTGAATTTGTTAAAAGTGCTGTTACTTTGGAGCAATGTCCATTAGCAGATAGGCCAGAGTATGCATTTATTGGACGTAGCAACGTTGGTAAGTCTTCGTTGATTAATATGCTTGTTAATCATAAGGGTTTAGCAAAAACATCTTCATCGCCAGGCAAAACACAAACCATAAATTATTTCAATATTGAAGATGCCTATTACATGGTTGATTTGCCGGGATATGGCTATGCCAAGGTTTCGCAAGCACAGCGTAAGCAATGGAGTGCCATGATTTGGAATTATCTTTCAGAGCGAACCAGTCTAATGTGTGTTTTTATTTTAATAGATTGCCGTGTGCCCCCGCAAAAATCTGACATTGATTTTATAAATCAATTGGGCGAAGCAGAAATACCTTGTATTGTTATTTTTACTAAAAGCGATAAACTTGGAAAAACCACCTTGGTAGCCTCTGTTTCTTCTTTCAAAAAAAGCTTGTCGCTATATTGGGATGAACTTCCATTAATGATTATTTCATCAGCCGAAAAAAAATTGGGTAGGGAAGATGTGATGCAGTTAATTGAAACTTCGAATAAAAATTTTGTAAAAGATGTAGATGCTTCGAATTTGTCAAACTCTAAAAAAAACATATAA
- the recR gene encoding recombination protein RecR has protein sequence MNSYPSRLFEQAVNEFSRLPGIGNKSALRMVLFLLRQDKTLVKNFGEIISRLPEGIMYCRKCYNIAETELCEICNNPQRDSATICIVENARDVIAIERTQQYKGLYHVLGGVISPVEGIGPSQLTIDSLISKVDAGEIKEVIMALNANMEGDTTAFYLYKKLAPFSVRVSSIARGVSIGGELEFTDEITLGRSIVNRTPYESLVT, from the coding sequence ATGAATTCTTACCCATCACGCTTATTCGAACAGGCAGTCAACGAGTTTTCGCGATTGCCGGGAATAGGTAATAAATCAGCGTTGCGCATGGTTTTGTTTCTTTTAAGGCAAGATAAAACGCTGGTCAAAAATTTTGGAGAGATTATTAGCCGTTTGCCCGAGGGCATCATGTATTGCCGTAAGTGCTATAACATTGCCGAAACAGAGTTATGCGAAATTTGCAATAATCCTCAGCGCGATTCAGCTACCATTTGTATTGTTGAAAATGCCCGCGATGTTATAGCTATTGAGCGCACCCAACAATATAAGGGACTATATCATGTATTGGGTGGGGTAATTAGCCCTGTTGAGGGAATTGGTCCTTCGCAATTAACTATTGATTCGTTGATAAGCAAAGTAGATGCAGGCGAAATTAAAGAGGTAATTATGGCCTTAAATGCCAATATGGAAGGGGATACTACCGCTTTTTATTTGTACAAAAAGTTAGCGCCATTTTCTGTAAGAGTCTCCAGTATAGCACGTGGTGTTAGCATAGGTGGCGAGTTGGAGTTTACTGATGAAATTACCCTTGGACGAAGCATTGTTAATCGTACTCCTTACGAAAGCCTCGTTACCTGA
- a CDS encoding sodium:solute symporter: protein MSSTLILLTVAIYSAMLFAVVWFTSRKTNNESYFIGNRSSNWFLVAYGMIGASLSGVTFMSVPGAVFTSQFSYFQMVLGYILGYMIIAFVLMPVYYKLQLTSIYTYLEQRFGKVSYKTGSMFFIISRVIGASFRMYIVINVLQTFVFDALHVPFWVTVLVFILLILLYTYEGGVKTIVITDTLQTTFMLIALLSGIWIILSGMNISLGDFFSKLFSIANADGVPYSKIVVTDFKASNFALKHFLGGAAIAVAMTGLDQEMMQKNLSCRNIREAQKNMMTFTAVLVVVNFLFLILGAALCMHAGQHGLTIDPKHTDDLFPSVALNHWGAIPAIIFLVGLISAAYPSADGALTALTTAFCFDFLELDKNKKLTEANKKRARYIVHVTFALVLLLTIVIFKLVNNDAVISSIFKAATLTYGPLLGLYVFGFFTKYKIRDSLVWIPCILSPIICYLISNYSAEYLLGYKIGFELLIVNAGITFLGLLMLKKSNH, encoded by the coding sequence ATGAGCTCCACGCTGATATTGTTAACGGTAGCCATATACTCTGCCATGCTTTTTGCAGTAGTATGGTTTACCAGTCGCAAAACCAATAACGAAAGTTATTTTATCGGAAACCGTTCATCCAACTGGTTTTTGGTAGCCTATGGTATGATAGGGGCTTCCCTCTCTGGGGTTACGTTTATGTCAGTTCCTGGTGCTGTTTTTACTAGCCAGTTCTCATATTTTCAGATGGTGCTGGGGTATATTTTAGGTTATATGATTATCGCTTTCGTGTTAATGCCTGTTTATTATAAGTTGCAACTCACTTCCATATACACATACCTCGAGCAGCGTTTTGGAAAAGTATCATACAAAACGGGCTCCATGTTTTTTATCATTTCGCGCGTAATAGGTGCATCATTTCGCATGTACATTGTAATTAATGTATTGCAAACATTTGTTTTTGATGCACTACACGTGCCATTTTGGGTAACGGTATTGGTTTTTATTTTATTGATACTGTTATACACCTACGAAGGTGGTGTAAAAACCATTGTAATAACCGACACCTTGCAGACTACTTTTATGCTGATAGCTTTGCTATCAGGTATTTGGATTATTCTTAGCGGCATGAATATTTCGTTGGGCGATTTTTTTAGTAAGCTCTTTTCAATTGCCAATGCTGACGGTGTACCCTATTCAAAAATTGTGGTAACTGATTTCAAAGCGAGCAACTTTGCCTTAAAGCATTTTTTGGGTGGTGCAGCCATAGCAGTTGCTATGACTGGGCTTGACCAGGAAATGATGCAAAAAAATCTTAGCTGTCGCAACATTCGCGAAGCGCAAAAAAACATGATGACTTTTACAGCCGTTTTGGTGGTTGTCAATTTTTTGTTTCTCATTCTTGGCGCTGCATTATGCATGCATGCTGGTCAGCATGGCCTAACTATTGACCCTAAGCATACCGATGATTTGTTTCCTTCCGTTGCCCTCAATCATTGGGGAGCTATTCCTGCAATTATATTTTTAGTTGGTTTAATAAGTGCGGCATACCCAAGTGCCGATGGTGCTCTTACTGCGCTCACTACAGCATTTTGCTTCGATTTTTTAGAATTAGATAAGAATAAGAAACTAACCGAAGCAAATAAAAAAAGAGCAAGGTATATTGTCCATGTTACTTTTGCTTTAGTGCTACTATTGACTATAGTGATTTTTAAGTTGGTAAATAACGATGCTGTGATTTCTTCCATTTTTAAAGCTGCAACACTTACCTACGGCCCATTGTTAGGATTATATGTATTTGGCTTTTTTACAAAATATAAAATTCGGGATTCACTGGTCTGGATTCCGTGCATTCTATCGCCAATTATCTGTTATCTTATCAGCAACTATAGTGCAGAGTATTTATTGGGCTATAAAATTGGATTCGAATTATTGATTGTTAATGCAGGAATAACTTTTTTGGGATTACTAATGTTGAAGAAGAGTAATCACTGA
- a CDS encoding GNAT family N-acetyltransferase, which produces MQKIIEPIPVEAIKSELTHEVFMRQTNNGHNEIYIIDHINAPQTLREIGRLRELTFRAAGGGTGLDCDLDEFDLNDPAYQQLIVWNPIENEIVGGYRYIHCRNAINEKGEILLATTELFDFSQKFLEEFMPNTIELGRSFVQPKYQPSSENRKGLFSLDNLWDGLGGLVVDYPDVRYFFGKVTMYLHYDRQARDMILFFMNHLFPDKELLVTPKHSLPYTHNMESFSVELEGKSYKEAHAILNHHVRALGENIPPLINSYMNLSPSMKTFGTATNEHFGDVEETGILVTIEDIYHSKKDRHVNTYQKK; this is translated from the coding sequence ATGCAAAAAATAATTGAACCCATTCCGGTAGAAGCAATTAAAAGCGAATTAACCCATGAGGTTTTTATGCGCCAAACCAATAATGGCCACAACGAAATATATATAATTGACCACATCAATGCGCCACAAACGCTTCGCGAAATTGGTCGCTTGCGTGAATTAACCTTTAGGGCTGCGGGTGGCGGTACAGGCCTCGATTGCGATTTGGATGAATTTGATTTAAATGACCCCGCTTACCAACAACTTATTGTTTGGAATCCAATTGAAAATGAAATAGTGGGAGGCTATAGATACATTCATTGTAGAAATGCTATAAATGAAAAGGGTGAAATCCTGCTGGCAACTACCGAATTGTTCGACTTTAGTCAGAAATTTTTAGAAGAGTTTATGCCCAATACCATCGAGTTGGGACGTTCGTTTGTACAACCTAAGTATCAGCCATCATCTGAAAACCGTAAGGGCCTCTTTTCACTTGATAATTTATGGGATGGCCTTGGTGGGTTAGTAGTTGACTATCCTGATGTAAGGTATTTTTTTGGAAAAGTAACCATGTACCTTCATTACGATAGGCAAGCACGCGATATGATTCTGTTTTTTATGAATCACCTGTTTCCCGATAAAGAACTATTAGTAACTCCAAAGCATTCATTGCCTTATACCCATAATATGGAAAGTTTCAGCGTTGAACTTGAAGGCAAATCATATAAGGAAGCACATGCAATACTTAATCATCATGTGAGGGCGTTGGGCGAAAATATTCCACCGTTAATTAACTCATACATGAATCTTTCGCCAAGCATGAAAACTTTTGGAACGGCTACCAATGAGCATTTTGGAGATGTGGAAGAAACCGGAATTTTAGTAACCATAGAAGATATCTACCATAGCAAAAAAGACCGGCATGTTAATACATATCAGAAAAAGTAG
- a CDS encoding T9SS type A sorting domain-containing protein has translation MKIKFVIFLILFQLANIFEMGAQSYWQKNLRTLNPFDHEEFKCIQRLNDGSIVFGGVRHDFTIVPEIIVTRLDSNGIVLFSKGYATSGTSRIFMNASSLMKDSVIYFSCFQLDSINGLRNLGILSLNIDGNFNFFKVYKMPEFHFNTHVYSFTNDSSAILMTGLTQHFDKDSNLGFVLKVDLYGNLQYAAVTDTNVLCTGIISYSDNSCLITATLREEDSLQYYGSCAFIRIDSNFTITQTKIIKANGKYIAPLASTKLKDNGVALTGSYRNLGVNDSEPFILKVDSALNPVFFRYFNIPTQYYGDNIIETNDNGFVVWATLMLIKTDSTGNYQFSKRYINQSGQTQISSLFQDKNDQWHMAGFSGLWGTGDAYYIKTDANYNSGCWQQDYVHTEALVSVYDTNFNFQLYPLQLNTDSLQLAASNIILKDTNWCINYTDIVEKNDVKDMVNPNPFSEIVIIEVQEHSILYIFNLNGQQVLEKEITVGKNILGTDYLPEGGYLFLIRNATGVNYLTYKLIKIK, from the coding sequence ATGAAAATTAAATTTGTTATATTTCTTATTCTATTTCAATTGGCAAATATTTTCGAAATGGGAGCACAAAGCTATTGGCAAAAAAATTTGAGAACATTAAATCCTTTTGATCACGAAGAATTTAAATGTATTCAAAGACTAAATGATGGAAGCATAGTTTTTGGTGGTGTTCGTCATGATTTTACAATAGTCCCTGAGATAATAGTCACAAGATTAGATTCAAATGGCATTGTGTTGTTTTCTAAAGGCTATGCTACAAGTGGAACATCAAGAATTTTTATGAATGCTTCGTCATTAATGAAAGATTCTGTAATTTATTTTTCATGCTTTCAATTAGACAGCATAAATGGGCTTAGGAATTTAGGTATTTTAAGTTTAAACATCGATGGCAATTTTAATTTTTTTAAGGTTTATAAAATGCCAGAATTTCATTTCAATACTCACGTTTACAGTTTTACAAATGATAGCAGCGCAATATTAATGACTGGCCTAACCCAACATTTTGATAAAGATTCCAACCTTGGGTTTGTATTAAAAGTAGACTTATATGGTAACCTACAATATGCTGCAGTAACGGATACAAATGTCTTATGTACTGGAATAATTAGTTATAGCGATAATAGTTGCTTAATTACAGCAACATTAAGAGAAGAAGACAGTTTGCAGTATTATGGTAGTTGCGCTTTTATTAGAATTGATAGCAACTTTACTATAACCCAAACAAAAATAATTAAAGCAAATGGAAAATATATAGCTCCATTAGCTTCTACCAAATTAAAAGATAATGGTGTCGCATTGACAGGGTCATATCGTAATTTAGGAGTAAATGATTCTGAGCCTTTTATACTTAAAGTTGACTCTGCCCTTAACCCTGTTTTTTTTAGATATTTCAATATACCAACACAATATTATGGTGATAACATAATTGAAACAAATGACAATGGGTTTGTAGTTTGGGCGACATTGATGCTGATTAAAACGGATAGTACAGGTAACTATCAATTTAGTAAAAGATATATCAATCAAAGTGGCCAAACCCAAATTTCTTCATTGTTTCAAGATAAAAATGATCAGTGGCATATGGCCGGCTTTTCAGGCCTTTGGGGTACTGGTGATGCATATTACATAAAAACTGATGCTAATTATAACAGTGGTTGTTGGCAGCAAGATTATGTGCATACAGAGGCTTTGGTAAGCGTATATGATACTAATTTTAATTTTCAATTGTACCCTTTACAACTAAATACAGATAGCTTGCAACTAGCAGCTTCAAATATAATTTTAAAAGACACAAATTGGTGCATCAACTATACAGATATAGTTGAAAAAAATGATGTAAAGGATATGGTTAATCCAAATCCATTTTCAGAAATTGTCATCATTGAAGTTCAGGAGCATTCAATTCTATACATTTTTAATTTAAATGGTCAACAAGTGCTAGAGAAGGAAATCACGGTTGGAAAAAATATTTTAGGCACAGATTATTTGCCCGAAGGAGGATACCTGTTTTTAATCAGAAATGCTACGGGTGTGAATTATTTAACTTATAAATTAATTAAAATAAAATGA
- a CDS encoding SprB repeat-containing protein: MNVTLTPSNYNGNNISCFGAQDGSINAVVSGGIPPYTYSWSNGFNSPNAIELPAGYYRLTVRDAALNTVISEITLTEPEQLNYELQVYEYPNGYNVSCHSCYNGSATVTIYGGTPPYTALWDDGNTNINRTSLGAGAIEAELTDLNGCHVNITRTDISQPERSDWTMLGNSNANPSINFIGTIDNKDFNVRTNNIERLKIAADGNLILSNLIGKSGPLIVDQNGKVGSGNADGFLAPCNNPVAFWQGLTNPLTVFTCLPVKVGIGTYQPQSLVDIKGGITIGENYAGVNAAPNNGMIVEGNVGIGVSSVDPSIKLTVTSANDALVWIGSTNTQGATAGLILKSGPNGWYSLKVNALGEGSINVEPSNTAILTFNMNGNVGIGTLPQDNPQYRLVVDGKIGAREINVKASGVWPDYVFHPDYKLMPIKELQAYLNTNHHLPHIPSAAEITTTGSYDVGKMQQLHLLTTEELYRYVFELMERVEKLEKNSGR, encoded by the coding sequence ATGAACGTAACACTAACTCCAAGTAATTATAATGGTAATAACATCAGTTGCTTTGGTGCGCAGGATGGAAGTATAAATGCAGTTGTTAGTGGAGGTATTCCACCTTACACGTATAGTTGGAGTAATGGGTTTAATAGTCCCAATGCAATTGAACTTCCGGCAGGATATTATCGCCTCACTGTGCGAGATGCGGCATTAAATACTGTTATTAGCGAAATTACTTTAACCGAACCAGAACAACTTAACTATGAATTGCAGGTGTATGAATATCCTAATGGATACAATGTAAGTTGCCACAGTTGCTATAATGGGAGCGCAACTGTAACCATATACGGAGGAACACCTCCATACACGGCATTGTGGGATGATGGCAATACCAATATTAACCGAACAAGCCTTGGTGCTGGTGCTATTGAAGCTGAGCTTACCGACTTAAACGGTTGCCATGTAAATATAACACGTACCGACATAAGCCAACCGGAACGAAGCGATTGGACTATGCTTGGCAATAGCAACGCTAATCCCTCAATTAATTTTATTGGAACAATTGATAACAAAGATTTTAATGTAAGAACTAATAATATTGAACGATTAAAAATTGCTGCCGATGGTAACTTGATTTTGTCAAATTTAATTGGCAAAAGCGGGCCATTAATTGTTGACCAAAATGGAAAGGTAGGAAGCGGCAATGCTGATGGCTTCTTAGCACCATGTAACAATCCGGTGGCGTTTTGGCAAGGTCTTACAAATCCACTTACTGTATTTACTTGTTTGCCGGTAAAGGTTGGTATAGGCACATACCAGCCCCAAAGTTTAGTAGATATTAAAGGCGGCATAACAATAGGAGAGAACTATGCAGGTGTAAATGCAGCACCTAATAATGGAATGATTGTAGAGGGTAATGTGGGCATAGGAGTAAGTTCAGTTGATCCAAGCATTAAGCTAACAGTAACCTCCGCAAACGATGCATTGGTTTGGATTGGGTCAACAAATACTCAAGGTGCAACTGCTGGATTAATATTAAAAAGCGGACCCAATGGATGGTATAGTTTAAAAGTAAATGCCTTGGGCGAAGGCAGTATAAATGTTGAGCCATCAAATACAGCAATATTAACTTTTAATATGAATGGCAATGTTGGTATTGGCACACTGCCTCAAGATAACCCGCAATACAGATTAGTAGTTGATGGTAAAATTGGTGCACGCGAAATTAATGTAAAGGCATCAGGTGTGTGGCCCGATTATGTGTTTCATCCTGATTATAAACTAATGCCGATAAAGGAATTGCAAGCTTACTTAAACACCAACCACCACCTGCCACATATACCAAGCGCTGCCGAAATAACAACTACAGGAAGCTATGATGTAGGTAAAATGCAACAACTACACTTACTAACCACCGAGGAACTTTACCGCTATGTATTTGAGTTGATGGAGCGGGTGGAGAAGTTGGAGAAGAACAGTGGTAGGTAA
- a CDS encoding 1-acyl-sn-glycerol-3-phosphate acyltransferase, translated as MDTPSKFIDIDKVFYEKNPAVYKWIPRFVINYLKRITHQDEINEFILTHGHQYAFDFVRAIVEDFKIRISYKGLENVTPTGNYIFAANHPLGGLDAMALLHVLGGKRNDLKFIVNDILLNLKNLEPLFAGVNKISGNSRQMLGAIDKLYGSSDSVLIFPAGLVSRKQNGVIKDLEWKKSFVSKARRYKRNVIPVYISGRNSMFFYNLANIRKSVGIGANIEMLYLPDEMYNYKNKEIGIVIGKPIPCTTFDKSMSDEAWAQYVKERVYELDN; from the coding sequence ATGGATACTCCTTCTAAGTTTATTGATATTGATAAAGTGTTTTACGAAAAAAATCCTGCGGTATATAAATGGATACCTCGGTTTGTTATTAACTATCTCAAGCGCATAACACATCAGGATGAGATAAACGAATTTATATTAACGCACGGGCATCAATATGCCTTCGATTTTGTAAGAGCTATAGTCGAAGATTTTAAAATAAGAATTTCGTACAAGGGATTGGAAAACGTAACTCCTACGGGTAATTATATTTTTGCTGCCAATCATCCTCTTGGCGGACTTGATGCAATGGCATTGCTTCATGTATTGGGAGGAAAGCGCAATGACCTCAAATTTATAGTGAACGATATTCTTCTGAATTTAAAGAACCTGGAGCCTTTGTTTGCCGGAGTGAATAAGATTTCAGGTAATAGCAGACAAATGCTTGGTGCAATCGATAAACTTTATGGAAGCAGCGACTCGGTGTTGATTTTTCCGGCAGGCTTAGTTTCGCGCAAGCAAAATGGTGTTATAAAGGATTTGGAATGGAAGAAAAGCTTTGTAAGCAAGGCTCGCAGGTACAAGCGTAATGTAATACCAGTTTATATTTCGGGGCGCAACTCCATGTTTTTTTATAACCTTGCCAACATACGCAAAAGCGTTGGTATTGGCGCTAATATCGAAATGTTGTATTTGCCCGATGAAATGTATAATTATAAAAACAAGGAAATTGGAATTGTTATTGGAAAGCCTATACCTTGCACCACATTTGATAAATCGATGTCGGATGAGGCATGGGCTCAATATGTTAAAGAGCGTGTCTATGAACTTGATAATTAA
- a CDS encoding HAMP domain-containing histidine kinase has protein sequence MYKDLFEKFLNNVSGTSEKFAIEVRMFNLSALLIGCLFFVGIIVNYFIGLNIWLNTSILICAIVVLYCYWQSRFHNNYLEVLPIFIIASIAMLSLNWFLGSGSNGPSTIYFLLNMIILLIVSPRKQYSFILITQVITLLFLFYIDAYHSDWVVQYSDDQIRLFDMFFTTFECLIFIFLIIGLLKTSYVRDRRMMENQQEEISNQHKVILEQFENLEKINHLKNKLFSIISHDLRSPLSTLHSAINILNETELSEAERTSIMRNAKDRLVHTQEMLDNLLNWANSQLNGMQTNMVQINMKHLVNSVLLHLKPQYDMKYIQVTVDIEDDLVAYADIEMIKLVIRNLASNAIKFTNEDGHIQISGAKINDKVSISIRDNGKGLTPIELNKIKTKISFSTFGTNNEKGTGLGLILCKDFLEVNNGELSVESDIDAGSAFRFSLTSFDELEIKDFINKDLSGKPKEKRPTFSDMY, from the coding sequence ATGTATAAGGATCTTTTTGAGAAGTTTTTAAATAATGTAAGTGGTACCTCGGAGAAATTCGCAATTGAAGTGCGAATGTTTAATCTTTCGGCATTATTGATTGGCTGTCTTTTCTTTGTTGGGATTATTGTTAATTATTTCATCGGCCTTAATATTTGGCTCAACACCTCTATTCTTATTTGCGCTATTGTTGTTTTATATTGTTATTGGCAATCGCGATTCCACAACAATTATTTAGAGGTATTGCCCATATTTATTATTGCCAGTATTGCTATGTTATCTTTAAATTGGTTTTTAGGTAGTGGCAGCAATGGCCCCTCTACAATCTACTTTTTGCTCAACATGATTATATTGCTAATAGTAAGTCCACGTAAGCAATATTCGTTTATATTAATAACACAGGTAATCACCTTGCTTTTTCTTTTTTATATTGATGCTTACCATAGCGATTGGGTAGTGCAGTATAGCGATGATCAAATTAGATTGTTCGATATGTTTTTTACCACCTTTGAATGTTTGATTTTCATTTTCCTGATAATTGGTTTGCTTAAAACAAGCTATGTGCGCGACAGGCGCATGATGGAAAATCAGCAAGAAGAAATTTCGAATCAGCATAAAGTGATATTGGAACAATTTGAAAACCTTGAAAAAATAAATCATCTAAAAAACAAACTCTTCTCCATCATATCTCATGATCTTCGTTCGCCTTTGTCAACGCTGCATAGTGCTATTAATATATTAAATGAAACCGAGTTGAGCGAAGCAGAACGCACATCCATTATGCGTAACGCTAAAGACCGTCTTGTGCACACCCAGGAAATGCTTGACAACCTGTTAAACTGGGCTAACAGTCAACTCAACGGCATGCAAACTAATATGGTGCAAATTAATATGAAGCACCTGGTAAATTCCGTATTGCTTCATCTTAAACCACAATATGACATGAAGTATATTCAGGTTACTGTTGATATTGAAGATGACCTGGTGGCTTATGCAGATATAGAAATGATAAAGCTTGTTATTCGCAACCTGGCAAGCAATGCTATTAAATTCACTAATGAAGATGGACATATACAAATAAGTGGAGCAAAAATAAACGACAAGGTTTCAATTAGTATTCGCGATAATGGTAAGGGACTTACGCCTATTGAATTGAATAAGATAAAAACTAAAATAAGCTTTTCAACCTTTGGCACTAACAATGAAAAAGGAACAGGACTTGGCCTTATTCTTTGTAAAGATTTTCTGGAAGTTAATAATGGAGAGTTAAGTGTTGAAAGCGATATTGATGCCGGAAGCGCGTTTCGTTTTAGTCTTACTTCATTTGATGAGCTTGAAATTAAAGACTTTATTAATAAAGATTTGTCAGGTAAGCCTAAGGAGAAAAGACCTACTTTTTCTGATATGTATTAA
- the surE gene encoding 5'/3'-nucleotidase SurE has product MPVIKKEKPVILVVNDDGISAPGIRALAEAMSKIGRVVIVAPDSPQSGMGHAITMNKPLRLDKVDVHGHIEAWQCSGTPVDCVKLAVNKVLHRKPDLCVSGINHGNNSSINVIYSGTMSAAMEGAIEGIPSIGFSLNNFAYNASFEAASHFALRIARNVLKHGLPRNVLLNVNIPDLPIKSIKGIKVCRQALAKWYEDFDERFDPSHRKYYWLTGKFVNHDLGKDTDEWALKNKYISVVPVMFDFTAHHAIASLNTFDWK; this is encoded by the coding sequence ATGCCGGTGATTAAAAAGGAAAAGCCTGTAATTTTAGTAGTAAATGATGATGGTATATCGGCACCTGGCATTAGGGCATTGGCCGAAGCCATGAGCAAAATTGGCCGGGTAGTGATCGTTGCGCCTGATAGCCCTCAATCGGGTATGGGGCACGCAATTACGATGAACAAGCCATTGCGGCTTGATAAGGTTGATGTACATGGCCATATAGAAGCATGGCAATGCAGCGGAACACCAGTTGATTGTGTTAAACTTGCCGTAAACAAAGTGTTGCACCGCAAGCCTGATTTGTGTGTGAGCGGTATAAATCATGGTAATAATTCGTCTATTAATGTAATCTATTCGGGCACCATGAGTGCCGCCATGGAAGGCGCTATTGAGGGAATACCTTCGATAGGGTTTTCATTAAATAACTTTGCTTATAATGCAAGCTTTGAAGCAGCATCTCATTTTGCATTAAGAATTGCACGAAACGTGTTAAAACACGGACTACCTCGCAATGTGTTATTAAATGTAAATATTCCGGACCTGCCAATAAAATCAATTAAAGGAATAAAAGTATGCAGGCAGGCATTAGCAAAATGGTATGAAGATTTTGACGAACGTTTCGATCCATCGCATCGTAAATATTATTGGCTTACAGGTAAGTTTGTTAATCATGATTTAGGAAAAGATACCGATGAGTGGGCGTTGAAAAACAAGTACATTAGTGTTGTGCCTGTAATGTTTGATTTCACTGCTCATCATGCCATTGCTTCGCTTAACACCTTCGATTGGAAATAA